The segment TCTATAAAGAACAGGTGATGTGTTTATTGAATGTTCCAATTATCGTTGTCCTTTTAAAgctgtatagacacacatacagagagagagagagagagagagagagggagagagagagggagagagagggagggagggagggagagagagggagacagaaagagagagagagggaaggagataaattcacacacacacaattcaatagaaattctcacacacacacacacaaacacacaatatatatatatatatatatatatatatatatatatatatatacatatatatatatgtatacatgtacagatatgaatgcgtgtgtgtaagtatgtatacttaCTGGAGGAACTGAAGCGTAGTGCAACATCatctactttatttttatttttgttcttattctcattctttctttgacGTTCGTTTGCCTTTCGAGCTGCTTTAGAAACGTCGCCGTTGtctttcttcaattttcttccatgcttttttcctttcacttctcttttatCGTCTCTGTTTTCCTCATTCCTGCTTCGTTCCCTTCCTTCGTCATCTCTTTCTTCACTGGTCTCTTTTtcgcctctttttttctcttcatttttgtgtcgtttccttcctttatcatttctattttctttggtttctttttcCGGTTTTTCTTTATGCTCTTTTCTGTttcgttccctttctttatcatctttatttactctgctttcttttcctgttctgttcttctttctatttcgttCCTTTTCCTTGCTATTTctgtttcgtttgttttccttttccttgctatttctatttcgtttgttttccttttccgtttcttctttcttatcctttttgttttgttctcttctttcgtcatctttcctcttatcttcatctgtgtttttctttacattattttcttttgtttgcgctctcctttttttcattttatctcttctctttctgtctacggctttcttttctatgtttctgtctttctctttgtcccttttaTCCCTTTGTTTGTCCCTTATACGTTCATATTTCTTCCTCTTGATTCTTTCTTTATTGCTTTCGTATCCTTTATTTTCGCTTATTCCATCTCCGTTCGCCTCTCTACCGATTCTCTTATTACCACCTTCGTCGCCAAGATTTTCCCCGGACTCTCCCTTCATCCGCGGTTCTCTTggttcctctatctccctctcctctcttgctaTTTTAATCTTTCTTCGCTTCCCCTCCCATACGCCGTCTGCCTCCCCTTCTGCTTCCATCCTTCTGCTCTCAACTCCTGCTCGCGCTTCCTGCAGGAGGACGGCGAGGAGGAGACTCACGAGGAAGACGTTGATTTTATTCAtcgttctctatatttttttcgatTCTTTTCAGTTGGTCAAGTCCATTTCCTTTCTCTGGATTAAAGATAAAGGGGATTCATTAGAACTATTGCAAAATAGGTGTAGTTAGATATACTTATACTGAcaggtgtgcatatatacacatacaaacacaaaaaaaaaatatatatatatatatttatttatttctatacatataaacgtatatacatatatgtatacacataaacacacacatacatacacatttatatatatacgtttatatatatatatatatatatatatatttatatttatatatacgtatatatatacacatatatatatatatatatatatatatatacatataagtatgtgtgtgtgtgtgtgtgtgtgtgtgtgtgtgtgtgtgtgtgtgtgtgtatgtatatgtatatgtataatatatatatacacatacatatcgtgtatctgtttatgtgtttgtgtgtgtatgtgtatatatatatgtatatatatacatacatacatatatatatatcgtcattatcatatcatctttTCCAACCCTCTCTGCGtactttttagtgtgtgtgtgtgtgtatgtgtgtgtgtgtgtgtgtgtgtacatacatgcatatatccgcATGCGCGCGATTTGTATGTTCACtcacgcggatttgcatatatcgggtaagtcaaacctagacataggtgaatctatcgtagatatgatggtgagttgagaaccacccaCAATGATTACATAACCAACATGGCGCCAagaagttcgtcaaacaccgcatgattgtacgaatatgaatgaatatatatatgtgtgtgtgtctgtgtaagtttacatatatatatatatatatatatatatatatatatacacaaacatatacatatatatacatgtttatatatatagatatatattaatatatatatttatagatacatatgtatgtttgtgtgtgtgtgtatatatatacatataagtaggtatatatgtatatgtatatatatgtatatagacatatttatctttatatatatttatatatatattatatatattatatatatacacacgtgcacacacacacacacacacacacacacacacacacacacacacacacacatacccaaacacacactcacatacacacacacacacacatatatatatatatatatatatatatatatatatatacacacacacacaaacacacacatgcgtgtgtgtgtgtgtgtctgtgtgtgtgtgtgtttgtgtgtattattatgtaaatgtgtgtgtgtatgtatatatatatatatatatatatatatttacacagacacacacacacatattcacacacgcacacacacacacacacacacacatatatatacatacatatatatatatatacatatatatatgcacacacatactctctctctctctctctctctctatatatatatatatatatatataaatatgcacacacacaaacacacacacacacatacatacatacatacacacatacatacacacacacacacacacacacacacacacacacacacacacacacacacatacatacatacacactcacatagacacacacacacacatacacacacacacacacagacacacacacacacacacacatatatatatatatatatatatatatatatatatgcaattacacatatatacatatacatacatatgtatagatgagtatatatatatgcatttatatatatatgcgtgcatatatatatatatatatatacacatatatgtgtgtgtgtgtgtgtgtgtgtgtgtgtgtgtgtgtgtgtgtgtgtgtgtgtgtgtgtgcgtgtgtctgcgtataagcatatatatatatatatatatatatatatatatatatatatatgtatatatattcatatgtatatatatatatacatttatatacttatatatgcatatatattgatagatattacatatgcatatgtatacatatatttatacacatacatatatatatgcatacacatacatatatgtgtatatgtatgcatatatatgtgtgtgtgtgtgtatatatatatatatatatatatataaatatgcatatatatgtgtatatatatattatatacattatcacatattgtaatcattattattattattattgttattattattatcattattattattattatcattattattattattattatatacacgtacatacatagatgcaaacATTCATACAGATTAGTACGTAGATCGTTCCACACACCTGCTATATTTTATAATGGTATGCCACATGTGACCCCTTTGTGTTACAgcggaattttttttctttttttttgaaatgccgcgctattatctttgtcattaataataatttactattcatattcttattcatttacTCGCTTATCCAGGTACTTTAttcacttatcatcattattattattattgttgttgttttcattataataattattattattatcattactcttattatgactattattatgattaccatcatcattatccatattattatcatcatcattatccttatcattatcatcatcattattgttttgataattatctttataactatatagaaagatacacacatataaatatatataatgtaatatatatgtgtgcgtctgtgtgtgtgtgtgtgtgtgtgtgtgtgcgtgtgtgcgtgtgtgcgtgtgtgtgtgtgtgtttgtgcgtgtgtgcgtgcgtgcgtgcgtgcgtgcgagagagagtgagagcgagagagaatgagagtgagagagaatgagagtgagagtgagagagtgagagagagagagagagtgagagtgagagtgagagtgagagtaagagtaagagtaaaagagatagagtgtgagagtgagagtgagagtgagagatagcgagattgagagtgagagcgagagtgagaaagagagcaaaagaaagagagagagcgagagtgagagagggagcgagagtgagagagagagagcgacagtgagagagagagaggaagagtgagaaagagagcgagagagagagagcgagagtgagagagagagcgagagtgagagagagagagcgagagtgagagagggagagcgagagtgagagagagagaacaagactgtgagagagagggagagtgagagagagagagagagagagagagagagggagagagagggagagagagggagagagagagggagagagagagagagagagagagagagagagagagagagagagagagagagagagagagagagagatagagatgatgatgatgatgatgatgaattggaGACAGAAAGTTGTCATGATACTCACAATTAAATCGTCTACATAAACTGATAATGACAGCAGCCGTTATCCTTCTCTAACAATCCACATGTCGTAATTATAACAAGAAGAGACTGTTAAGGTGACGGCATAATGTGATTGAGATATATCCGTTATAAGATTGTCAATGTTTTATTGGACTGTTTCCGATTTTGGTATTTTGAAAGATGTAattttaatattgtaattaatattgtcattaatattattatcattattaccaatagtattatcattagcatcgttaaaatgatagtgattaccattatcattgtaataataatgataatatgatggtaatggtaccaatgataatgatagtaataataatagtttagagCAATGACACATTGTTACTGACCTAAATTTGTTACCGGATTAGGACTAAAGATTCCTTACCGCAGTTCACGACTCAATTAATCGAAAGAAGCTCGAAATTATCTTCCCCCGGCCATCTGTGGTCGTTTTCATCCAAATGGTGAACAACACACCCTTTTGATATGAGCTCTGAACATAAAACTGAAGCAGAATGTAGAGGGAGTACCTCTTTGTTGAATATGTGGTTTCTGGTTCAGGTGTTATTATTGGGCACAGGTGCAGGCTACAACACGTGTTCCAGAGCTGTTTGTACAATCTGTTGTTGTCCTTATTTACCCAATTTAGAGCTGATGTTATCCGTTTActattcttttcctatttctttcatCTCCTTATCTCTAACATTTTTTTGACAGTCGGTGCTGTGTTTCGCTATcctaaaaagagaggaaaaatcttTATGATAATTGGAAATGTAACATCCATCCGCCCAACAGCCTCATAATGAATAAGTTCTCTCTACAACAGTATTGACGTCATGCATTGTCCTTGTGATTTCACCGCGTTACTGCTTTGATAATAGAACttcaaaaagaaaggaggaaaatccttattccttcttgtttGACTACAAGAGCTAAAAATAAGCATGACAAATTTGGGAACTAGTTCAAACAGTCAGTG is part of the Penaeus chinensis breed Huanghai No. 1 chromosome 35, ASM1920278v2, whole genome shotgun sequence genome and harbors:
- the LOC125044264 gene encoding histone-lysine N-methyltransferase, H3 lysine-79 specific-like, with translation MNKINVFLVSLLLAVLLQEARAGVESRRMEAEGEADGVWEGKRRKIKIAREEREIEEPREPRMKGESGENLGDEGGNKRIGREANGDGISENKGYESNKERIKRKKYERIRDKQRDKRDKEKDRNIEKKAVDRKRRDKMKKRRAQTKENNVKKNTDEDKRKDDERREQNKKDKKEETEKENKRNRNSKEKENKRNRNSKEKERNRKKNRTGKESRVNKDDKERERNRKEHKEKPEKETKENRNDKGRKRHKNEEKKRGEKETSEERDDEGRERSRNEENRDDKREVKGKKHGRKLKKDNGDVSKAARKANERQRKNENKNKNKNKVDDVALRFSSSNFRMAHCMVTYKMKENDAFLMTTDGSKQSRKCDTRFVAPKDYRLNFTCPVFNLAPTGCRREKLIVKDTNVK